The proteins below come from a single Bombus fervidus isolate BK054 chromosome 15, iyBomFerv1, whole genome shotgun sequence genomic window:
- the LOC139994839 gene encoding uncharacterized protein isoform X4 produces MVLTVTEDTPADMLAGSMELLVQLPQEHHLQTQRVTVQRSMPMMDLLVQIATAHKLTASSYTLQAIGERGIVLPHQPNTPIGALDALQVKLLPKQGTFVPRKSKQINQPFETTFRLQVHLPRNQLWVSRVSPKMNLGEILDQVCREKDLDKNKYELRHPASLETLDLSLSLQDYHLQEVTLYAKQGRSLGSALSTQDIMALQRQEERRRQQAKQGVFGFVFKKSKESSLSTDSLGGRSASPARSDETGRSTSPLQPPTRPQRKRRPAPKPPIQAQADVSNGTEENCADSSKDKVVISHSRNSSDSSGYHEASVLSDNPDSAGRLPETLPRRNKVPLEMPRKLAQTSQSSKSLSNLTSMPGTLSHGISSTSLSSTGLRKKRVAPPPPVTRPLSSAISTQALERIVDSEESLTSDMDPSKPPSDISVPSKANSDIEERPKASSDIGVTTLGSKLSNSIDFTNPDSSKVELELKGSKCDIEPRHRSGSINVKLPSTEPGHPAPVEDAPVDSRLPRKRVGEPVPLPKPRKVATTRPEVPKRKLKPPSPLSRTLSSDSSYVDCLSNAPAHSSTGSYITDSSSNCGSSIKGEEKLDVCSNYSTSEDEVFMTPGHQSEASFDYSSIDLEEKSQTNSTDTTLNNDIDDGANSERKLSINEDKVNVEASLNQDSTLVKSELGTVSSKNSSQEKKLCAVISTMPKCDHLSSLSIKDTISQNKEWEGLKEPKKARIPRTASKSNDFEVNTLEKQKRHLTSHAEDITFALNLNVNPSLLSDRDLVQQSREEQDTESQDVGGEKSPVAVVSSDTNLSETDVLLQKVSDTLSNSLPVASFNEVPVPPTVTKLEPTNISKETDQKNKKISEYPNGFDVNISSANLTANSQQDTSDYVSAVDEDLSVTDWEYQLPAPPSAFRDSASPVFDNFEVITPSPESFRDTEITELTSTSNQNDRRNSIEKVERQEIEVRKETPHAKSFIQRKPESSMKKEVIYELENKISTLPQNTMSQKDVDSRRSLNPSTPKISPVDNTLSNFTITTYSKQKNLNIFEEVEQSRKTNSDERFIRSFATLTRNKSNLDESEDKNVKEFSVGTLQGKKKVTTGEDKPSETKLEPKIQTESLQRWQSGNEKSNIQRSKSYMSMCDKSNLQGNIYEIESIKNEKNLEMDDSGMKKATSISNLSVTATKNDEKSSQWRDNILKRPTKEKQLQSVQVLKSILPQLKNAQQAEENVPKDSSDIVLSEKTRSETTSNEHSTESNEVSTREPQTAPSNKKVEPESKKPTPETNKKRYTYSGPPMINLGSWSERPSVNVQIKKDIDYKFGVKQTNSSTIVNINSSKDEVDSNNVDSSTKMQKSKFEFLDKKEPNELTKKLISHTTATGFKKPVLNKVNNSEPKVINDKPVVTGVELKKSFLENKQDDNMIDTTPVNFKELTKAFGQDVCLRPKPKRSSTIQRSDSQLENDSNKQNVHRQDQCLINGYQNIKPKRYSSIVGIQNEGNLTFRNGLSIKGNQPMPVVKGFKISNTKIGASQSYENQTKEGFKEGMKEDNIKGSSKDSNGTPRPPTMPVITGVTLKSARPKSMPIQIDQRDVLLESIRNFGGRENLKSAMERC; encoded by the exons ATGGTTCTAACCGTGACCGAGGACACGCCAGCAGACATGCTAGCCGGTAGCATGGAGCTCCTGGTCCAGTTACCTCAGGAGCATCATCTTCAAACGCAGAGGGTCACGGTGCAGAGAAG TATGCCGATGATGGACCTCCTCGTGCAGATCGCCACGGCACACAAATTGACAGCATCCAGCTACACTCTGCAAGCGATTGGAGAACGTGGAATAGTTCTACCTCATCAACCTAATACGCCAATCGGTGCATTGGATGCACTTCAG GTAAAGCTGCTACCGAAGCAGGGCACTTTTGTACCAAGAAAATCGAAGCAAATTAATCAACCGTTCGAAACCACTTTTAGGCTAcag GTACATCTACCAAGAAATCAACTGTGGGTGTCCAGAGTCAGTCCGAAGATGAATCTAGGCGAGATCTTGGATCAAGTGTGCCGCGAAAAAGATCTAGATAAGAACAAGTATGAACTGCGTCATCCAG CAAGCTTGGAGACACTGGACCTGTCGCTGTCATTGCAGGATTACCATCTTCAGGAAGTCACTCTGTACGCCAAACAAGGTAGATCACTAGGCTCAGCACTCAGTACTCAAGATATAATGGCTCTACAAAGGCAAGAAGAGCGACGTAGGCAACAGGCGAAGCAAGGTGTCTTTGGATTTGTGTTCAAGAAATCCAAGGAGAGTTCCTTGAGTACCGATAGCCTCGGAGGACGTAGTGCATCACCAGCGAGGAGTGACGAGACTGGAAGAAGCACGAGTCCTTTACAACCGCCTACCAGACCTCAGAGGAAGCGGAGACCCGCGCCAAAGCCGCCTATTCAGGCTCAGGCAGACGTTAGTAAT GGTACAGAAGAAAATTGTGCAGACTCCAGCAAAGACAAGGTAGTGATCAGTCACAGTCGTAACAGCAGTGACAGTTCAGGCTACCACGAAGCTTCTGTGCTAAGTGACAACCCAGATTCCGCTGGAAGACTTCCAGAAACATTGCCCAGGAGGAACAAGGTTCCACTGGAAATGCCCAGGAAATTAGCTCAAACATCACAATCCAGCAAGAGTTTGAGCAATTTGACTTCTATGCCTGGTACGCTTAGTCACGGAATTAGCAGTACCTCCTTAAGTTCCACAG GATTACGAAAGAAAAGGGTCGCACCTCCTCCGCCAGTAACCAGACCCCTGTCATCCGCCATCTCCACCCAAGCTCTGGAACGCATAGTCGACTCCGAAGAGTCTCTAACATCAGACATGGATCCTTCCAAACCTCCTTCCGACATCAGTGTCCCGTCCAAAGCAAACTCGGACATAGAAGAGCGTCCAAAGGCCAGTTCAGACATCGGAGTAACAACACTCGGCTCAAAACTATCCAACAGTATTGATTTCACCAATCCAGACAGCTCGAAAGTGGAATTAGAATTGAAGGGCAGCAAATGTGATATCGAACCGCGCCACAGATCCGGATCCATAAACGTTAAGTTACCTAGCACGGAACCAGGGCACCCTGCACCCGTAGAAGACGCTCCTGTAGATTCTAGATTGCCGCGGAAAAGAG TTGGAGAACCTGTTCCACTTCCCAAGCCTAGAAAAGTTGCCACAACACGGCCCGAGGTGCCAAAACGCAAACTAAAACCGCCCTCCCCATTGAGTAGAACCCTCAGTTCAGACTCCAGCTATGTAGACTGCTTGTCCAACGCTCCTGCGCACTCCAGTACTGGAAGTTACATAACTGACTCAAGTTCCAATTGTGGAAGCTCCATCAAAGGTGAAGAGAAACTGGACGTCTGTTCCAACTATTCTACCAGTGAGGATGAGGTGTTCATGACGCCAGGGCACCAGAGTGAAGCAAGCTTTGATTACAGTTCAATAGACTTGGAGGAAAAGAGCCAAACTAATTCCACAGATACAACTTTAAATAACGATATTGATGATGGAGCTAATAGTGAAAGAAAATTGAGTATAAATGAGGATAAAGTAAATGTAGAAGCTTCTTTAAACCAGGATTCTACACTGGTAAAAAGTGAACTAGGTACAGTATCATCAAAGAATTCTAGCCAAGAGAAGAAACTTTGTGCTGTAATATCTACTATGCCAAAGTGTGATCACTTGAGTTCACTGAGCATCAAGGATACAATTAGTCAAAATAAAGAATGGGAGGGTCTGAAAGAACCAAAGAAAGCCAGGATTCCTCGAACAGCGTCGAAGTCCAATGATTTTGAAGTTAATACGTTAGAGAAGCAGAAGAGGCATTTAACTTCTCATGCAGAGGATATCACATTTGCCTTAAATTTGAATGTGAATCCTAGTCTGCTGTCTGACAGAGATCTTGTACAGCAATCGAGGGAGGAGCAGGATACTGAGTCTCAGGATGTGGGTGGAGAAAAGTCCCCTGTTGCAGTGGTTTCATCAG ATACAAATCTCTCAGAGACTGACGTACTGCTTCAGAAAGTATCTGACACTTTGTCCAACTCTCTACCTGTAGCATCATTCAATGAGGTACCAGTGCCTCCAACAGTAACTAAATTAGAGCCAACGAACATTTCCAAAGAAACAGACCAGAAAAACAAGAAGATCTCTGAGTATCCCAATGGCTTTGATGTGAACATCAGCTCAGCAAATTTGACTGCAAACTCTCAGCAGGACACGTCAGACTATGTATCAGCAGTCGATGAAGATTTATCTGTCACCGACTGGGAGTATCAACTGCCAGCTCCTCCAAGTGCCTTCAGAGACTCTGCTTCTCCTGTCTTCGATAACTTTGAAGTAATCACTCCTTCGCCTGAATCATTCAGAGACACAGAAATCACTGAATTAACCTCAACTTCAAACCAGAATGATAGAAGGAATAGTATAGAAAAGGTAGAAAGGCAAGAAATTGAGGTTAGGAAGGAGACTCCACATGCAAAGTCCTTCATACAACGAAAGCCAGAGTCTAGCATGAAAAAGGAGGTGATTTATGAACtcgagaataaaataagtactTTGCCTCAGAATACTATGTCTCAGAAGGATGTGGATTCCAGGAGGTCATTGAACCCCTCAACTCCCAAAATATCCCCTGTAGATAACACATTGTCAAATTTTACTATCACAACATACAGCAAGCAAAAGAACCTGAATATATTTGAAGAAGTAGAACAGTCTAGAAAGACAAATTCTGATGAGAGATTTATCAGATCCTTTGCGACTCTGACAAGAAACAAGAGTAATCTCGATGAGAGTGAAGACAAGAATGTAAAGGAATTCAGCGTTGGAACATTGCAAGGGAAGAAAAAGGTAACCACAGGAGAAGATAAGCCGAGTGAGACGAAGCTGGAACCAAAGATACAAACAGAATCCCTGCAGAGGTGGCAGTCTGGTAATGAAAAGAGCAATATTCAGAGATCCAAGAGCTACATGTCCATGTGTGACAAATCTAACCTTCAAGGAAATATATATGAGATTGAGAGTAtcaagaatgaaaaaaatctGGAGATGGACGATAGTGGAATGAAAAAAGCAACGAGCATTAGCAACCTGAGCGTAACTGCGACTAAAAACGACGAGAAATCCTCGCAGTGGCGGGATAATATTCTAAAGCGGCCTACCAAAGAAAAGCAACTGCAGTCTGTACAG GTGCTAAAAAGCATTTTGCCGCAGTTGAAAAATGCTCAACAGGCGGAGGAAAATGTGCCCAAAGATTCGagtgatatagtattatctGAAAAAACGag ATCCGAGACTACCTCTAACGAACATTCGACCGAATCGAATGAAGTTTCGACTCGTGAACCTCAGACAGCACCAAGTAATAAGAAAGTAGAACCAGAATCAAAGAAACCAACGCCAGAAACTAATAAGAAACGATATACCTACTCAGGACCTCCTATGATTAATTTAGGCAGTTGGTCCGAACGACCGAGTGTTAATGTCCAGATAAAGAAGGACATTGACTACAAATTTGGAGTCAAACAAACTAACAGCAGTACCATCGTCAATATTAATAGCTCTAAAGATGAAGTAGACTCCAATAATGTTGATAGTTCTACCAAAATGCAGAAgagtaaatttgaatttttggaTAAAAAGGAGCCTAATGAGTTAACCAAGAAATTAATTAGTCATACAACAGCTACAGGATTCAAAAAGCCAGTACTGAATAAAGTTAACAACTCAGAACCAAAAGTCATTAATGATAAACCAGTTGTAACAGGAGTTGAGCTGAAAAAGAGCTTCCTCGAAAATAAACAGGATGACAACATGATAGACACTACTCcagtaaatttcaaagaattaaCGAAAGCATTTGGTCAAGATGTTTGCCTGCGACCAAAACCAAAAAGGTCCAGTACAATTCAACGTTCAGATTCTCAGTTGGAAAACGATTCTAATAAACAGAATGTACATAGACAAGATCAGTGTTTAATAAATGGCTACCAAAATATTAAACCTAAGAGGTATTCTTCGATAGTGGGTATCCAGAATGAAGGTAACCTGACATTTAGAAACGGCCTAAGCATTAAAGGGAACCAGCCAATGCCTGTTGTTAAAGGGTTTAAGATTTCAAATACAAAGATTGGTGCAAGTCAAAGTTATGAGAACCAAACTAAAGAAGGCTTCAAGGAAGGAATGAAAGAAGATAATATTAAAGGATCATCCAAGGATTCAAATGGTACACCAAGGCCTCCTACTATGCCCGTGATAACGGGTGTGACCTTGAAAAGTGCCAGACCTAAGTCCATGCCCATTCAAATTGACCAGCGAGACGTTTTGCTGGAATCGATTAGAAACTTCGGTGGTCGCGAGAATTTAAAAAGC GCTATGGAAAGATGTTAG